DNA from Rhodopirellula bahusiensis:
GGCGACGATTTTTCATCACGGCATCGACGAATATCGCGACTCGATTTGGTCGTTCTGTGTGCCTTCGATCGCCAACTTGTATCTGCGTTGGTGGGATCCGGTCGAGCCGGGTGAAAACCGCGAGCCGGGTGCTCCCGAATACACCGGTGATTCGCTGGATGGATTTGCAAACAAAGTCACCAACTACGCCGCCGCCAATCCGGAGGCGAAACCCGCTGGGAATTTGTTGAACACGCGAGCCGCCGGTTTCGGCATCGTTCGATTCAACACCAAGTCCCGCGACATCACGATGGAGTGCTGGCCGCGAAATGTGGACGTGACCGATCCCGAGGCGAAGCAATACCCGGGGTGGCCACTGACAATCTCGCAGTTCGACAACTACAGCCCGCCGTCGTGGGGTGAGCTGGGTGAGATGACCTTCGATGTCGAAGACCCGGTCGTGCAATTGGTCGACGCCTCGACCAAGGAAGTTCTCTATACAGTTCGCGTAGCGGGGACGAAGTTCACGCCAGGTGCGCCGAAGGGAAAATCGTTCGTCGTGAAGGTTGGCCAGGATGCACCGGAGACGATCGTTGCGGAGAACGCGAAAGTCGGTGGTGAACCGGTTTCGGTGACGCTCAAGTAAGCGTCCGTTCGGTCGGTAGAAAATTCGCAAGAATTCGATTTCGGCTAGCCGATCTTGAGCGGTTTCGCGCATTGTTTTTCGAGCGAAACTTGCCCGCAAAGTCTGCCCTATTTGTCGGGGCGGACGTGTTGCATCGAGGTGGCAGATTTCCGTCCATGAACGGCGATGATCTGCCGTTGTCAATCTTCTGACGCTATGCCATAGTGTCCACTTGCTTGGCCCGCGACATTTTTTCCGGTCTTTTCTTTCGGAAAAACGCTGCGGGCTTTGGCTCGAACCGACTTTGTTACAAATTTCACAAAGTGCCCATTCATGGCAATGACTCAAAGCGTGACCCGCATCAAAAAGGGTCTCGATCTGCCCATCACGGGATGCCCCGAACAGCACATGGAAGCTGGCCCGGCGATCCGCCAAGTGGCTTTGTTGGGCGACGACTACATCGGAATGAAGCCAACGATGTTGGTGACGGCGGGCGACAAAGTCGTCTTGGGCCAACCGCTTTTTGAAGACAAGAAAACTCCCGGCGTGATCTTCACCGCTCCCGCCTCGGGCACCGTCGTCGATGTCGTTCGCGGCGCGAAACGCAAGTTCGAAGCGGTTGTCATCGATGTCGATGTTGATTCGACGGAAACGACTACGATCGATGGGATCGCGGGTACCGATGCCGTCTCGATCGCTCGCGAGAAGTTGGTCGACGGATTGGTTCAGATCGGACTTTGGCCGTCGTTCCGCACTCGCCCCTATGGCAAAGTGCCGACGATCGACTCGACCCCACATTCCATTTTCGTCACCGCAATTGATACCAATCCGTTGGCGGCTGATCCCGCAGTGGTTTTGGCGGATCGCAAAGACCAATTTGTGATCGGCCTTCAAGCGTTGACGCGTTTGACGGACGGTGCTGTGCATCTGTGCCAAGCCGAAAAGGCTTCGATTCCTGGCGGTGATGTGGCGGGCGTTCAATCAGCCTCATTCGCGGGACCTCATCCGGCCGGATTGCCGGGGACACACATCCATCATTTGGACCCCGTCAGTCTCAACAAAACGGTTTGGTACATCGGTTATCAAGACGTGATTGCGATCGGTTCTTTCTTGCAGACCGGTCAACTCGACACACGACGAGTGATCTCGCTGGCGGGTCCGAAAGTCAATCAGCCTCGTTTGATTGAAACTCGCGCCGGAGCTTGCATCGACGAGTTGATCGATGGCGAAGTCGATACCACTGTCAAACTACGCGTCATCTCGGGATCGGTGCTCAACGGGCACACTGCTGCGGCACCGCATCAGTTCCTGGGACGCTACGACAATCAAGTCTCGGTCATCGAAGAAGGTGACCACCGCGAATTCATGGGATGGCAAAAACCTGGCTTCGACAAATTCTCTGTCAGCCGCATTTTTGCATCGGCGATGACTCCCGATCGCAAGTTCGATTTCACTTCGTCAACCGGCGGCAGTGAGCGAGCGATGGTTCCACTGGGCACTTACGAAAAAGTGTTGCCAATGGACATCTTGGCAACACAATTGTTGCGAGCTTTGATTGTTCGCGACACCGATTCGGCTCAGCAACTGGGCGTGCTGGAGCTGGAAGAAGAAGACTTGGCCCTGTGCACGTTCGTGTGCCCCGGTAAATACGAATATGGATCCTTGATCCGAGAAAACCTGACAACCATTGAGCGTGAAGGTTAAGGAATATGAAAGCATTACGTGACGCATTTGACAGCGTCCACCCGTTCTTTGCCAAAGGCGGACTGCTCGAGAAAGCGTACCCAATGTACGAAGCTCTCGACACGTTCTTGTTCACGCCAGGCGAGACGGCTCACGGACGCACGCACGTGCGCGACAACATTGACCTGAAACGCATGATGATCACGGTCGTCTTCGCGTTGGTACCGGTCACGTTGTTCGGCATGTGGAACACGGGATACCAAGCCAACACGGCCATCCAAAAGATGACCGAAGCTCATGTCGACGTCGATTATGACTGGCATCACAGCGTTCACACTGCGATTGGTCTGGGGCACGATCCAGCCAACCACGTGGACAACTTCATCTATGGGGCGATCTTCTTCATCCCCATCTACGTCGTTTGTATGTTCGTCGGGGGACACATCGAATTGGTCTTCAGTGTCCTTCGTGGGCACGAGATCAACGAAGGGTTCCTGGTCACCGGATTGCTCTTTCCGCT
Protein-coding regions in this window:
- a CDS encoding Na(+)-translocating NADH-quinone reductase subunit A; its protein translation is MAMTQSVTRIKKGLDLPITGCPEQHMEAGPAIRQVALLGDDYIGMKPTMLVTAGDKVVLGQPLFEDKKTPGVIFTAPASGTVVDVVRGAKRKFEAVVIDVDVDSTETTTIDGIAGTDAVSIAREKLVDGLVQIGLWPSFRTRPYGKVPTIDSTPHSIFVTAIDTNPLAADPAVVLADRKDQFVIGLQALTRLTDGAVHLCQAEKASIPGGDVAGVQSASFAGPHPAGLPGTHIHHLDPVSLNKTVWYIGYQDVIAIGSFLQTGQLDTRRVISLAGPKVNQPRLIETRAGACIDELIDGEVDTTVKLRVISGSVLNGHTAAAPHQFLGRYDNQVSVIEEGDHREFMGWQKPGFDKFSVSRIFASAMTPDRKFDFTSSTGGSERAMVPLGTYEKVLPMDILATQLLRALIVRDTDSAQQLGVLELEEEDLALCTFVCPGKYEYGSLIRENLTTIEREG